One Verrucomicrobiaceae bacterium genomic window carries:
- a CDS encoding protein kinase, with product MSDSPKPLPDPDATLPVTGPAVPTHREGVPSIPLPEELGALLPQGDYIVLSFLGQGGMGAVYKGTQVRLQRPVAIKIMKRDQGRDHGFEERFRREALAMAKLNHPNIVSVIDYGEAGPDYLYIVMELVDGADLMEVIRTNRMTQEMALTLLPQICDALQFAHDHGIVHRDIKPSNIMLTREGRIKMADFGLAKHFDVKNGFQTQTGSGMGTPDYAAPEQFDPSAEIDHRADIYALGVMIYQMITGQLPRGVWKPPSQRADVHPQWDDIVGQAMQSNPEDRYQKASEVKSAVSGIALSSRVRKDVEAEDEKGAYRPAGHTLASGATRPRAALVFGLVMGVAIIALGMFFGLRKRDQSGPLNRSEASVAKALELAGGTVLHPFDSARQESQVPPSGPLTRMDAIAGLLKLGALIRVNNPHLSGQTQVISEISQLPAPFIVSEIALSALRTHRPILDSDFELLALLPEVHVLSLAHQKAFTSKGIEQLRVLRQINNIQFTGTKVNDSCLKIITALPSLCVLNFDNTMITDQGVAELNSRQDYISLDFTNCDITDAAAKTLASFKRLKQLRLGRTKVTATAIQMLRAALPDCNIFTVGQGAALE from the coding sequence ATGTCAGATTCACCAAAGCCACTCCCCGACCCCGATGCCACCCTTCCGGTGACGGGACCGGCGGTGCCCACTCATCGTGAGGGAGTGCCTAGCATCCCCCTGCCGGAAGAGCTGGGGGCACTGCTGCCGCAAGGGGATTACATCGTCCTAAGCTTTCTCGGACAGGGAGGCATGGGGGCTGTTTACAAGGGCACTCAAGTGAGACTCCAGCGCCCGGTGGCCATCAAGATCATGAAGCGTGATCAGGGTAGGGACCACGGCTTTGAGGAGCGCTTTCGCCGGGAGGCGCTGGCCATGGCCAAGCTGAATCACCCCAACATCGTCAGCGTCATCGACTACGGGGAGGCAGGTCCCGATTACCTCTACATCGTCATGGAGCTGGTGGATGGAGCGGACCTCATGGAGGTGATCCGCACCAACCGCATGACGCAGGAGATGGCCCTGACGCTGCTACCGCAGATCTGTGATGCGCTCCAATTTGCCCATGACCACGGTATCGTGCACCGCGACATCAAGCCGAGTAACATTATGCTGACGCGGGAGGGGCGCATCAAGATGGCGGACTTTGGATTGGCGAAACACTTTGACGTGAAGAATGGCTTTCAAACGCAGACGGGATCTGGCATGGGTACGCCCGATTATGCTGCGCCGGAGCAGTTCGACCCGAGTGCGGAGATCGACCACCGCGCGGACATCTATGCCCTCGGCGTGATGATCTACCAGATGATCACCGGCCAACTCCCGCGCGGCGTTTGGAAACCACCCTCACAACGGGCTGATGTACACCCCCAGTGGGACGACATCGTGGGCCAGGCGATGCAAAGTAACCCCGAAGACCGTTATCAAAAGGCGAGTGAGGTCAAAAGCGCGGTGAGCGGGATCGCGCTGAGTAGCCGCGTCCGCAAGGACGTGGAGGCGGAGGACGAGAAAGGGGCCTACAGACCCGCAGGCCACACTCTTGCGAGTGGCGCTACGAGACCCCGAGCCGCGCTCGTCTTTGGCCTCGTGATGGGCGTTGCGATCATCGCGCTGGGGATGTTCTTTGGGCTCCGTAAACGGGATCAAAGCGGCCCGCTCAACCGGAGCGAAGCAAGTGTGGCCAAAGCTCTCGAACTCGCTGGAGGAACGGTGCTGCACCCGTTCGATAGCGCCCGTCAAGAAAGTCAGGTCCCGCCAAGCGGGCCACTCACCCGCATGGATGCTATCGCTGGATTGTTAAAATTGGGTGCGCTGATTAGAGTAAACAATCCACATCTATCTGGACAAACCCAAGTCATTTCCGAGATCTCTCAACTTCCAGCCCCATTCATCGTGAGTGAAATCGCACTCAGCGCTTTAAGAACGCATAGGCCAATATTGGATAGCGATTTTGAGCTGTTGGCCCTATTGCCTGAAGTCCATGTGCTTTCATTGGCACACCAGAAGGCATTTACCTCCAAAGGCATCGAACAACTCCGAGTCTTGAGGCAGATCAACAATATTCAATTTACGGGCACAAAGGTGAATGACTCCTGCCTGAAGATCATCACCGCCTTGCCTTCACTCTGTGTGCTTAATTTCGACAACACAATGATTACGGATCAGGGGGTGGCTGAGCTCAATTCAAGACAGGACTACATCTCCCTGGACTTCACCAACTGTGACATCACGGATGCAGCGGCCAAAACGCTCGCATCGTTTAAGCGCCTCAAGCAACTGCGACTGGGTAGAACAAAGGTAACTGCAACCGCAATCCAAATGCTGCGTGCCGCACTCCCTGACTGCAACATCTTCACCGTTGGTCAAGGTGCGGCCCTCGAATAA
- a CDS encoding PIG-L family deacetylase: MQFRHPKHDVFIPDTTDSWTALRRVTHLGIVSHQDDLEIAAYHGITECFHTKDKWFGGVVVTDGAGSPRKGAYASYTDEEMQLVRLHEQQKAAFVGEYSIQIQLGYPSEEVKRPGHEPCVADLKFILEHAQPQVLYLHNPCDRHDTHVATVLRCLEAIRQLPKDMRPKKVYGCEVWRKLDWLLAQDKVMLGVDNHPHLLRPLLGVFDSQIAGGKRYDLAEEGLRHANATYFDSHTTDSATLLNFAMDMTPLVEDDSLCVVEFSTKFVQRLEQDVRDRVKRFL, from the coding sequence ATGCAATTCCGCCATCCCAAACACGACGTCTTCATTCCTGATACCACCGATTCATGGACCGCCCTTCGTCGCGTGACCCATCTAGGCATCGTCTCGCATCAAGATGACCTAGAAATCGCCGCCTATCATGGCATCACCGAGTGCTTTCACACCAAGGACAAATGGTTCGGCGGCGTGGTCGTCACCGATGGTGCTGGTAGTCCGCGCAAAGGTGCCTATGCCAGCTACACGGATGAGGAGATGCAGCTCGTCCGCCTCCATGAGCAGCAGAAGGCTGCCTTCGTCGGTGAATACAGCATTCAGATCCAGCTCGGCTATCCTAGTGAGGAAGTGAAGCGCCCTGGCCATGAGCCATGTGTAGCGGATTTAAAATTCATCCTCGAGCATGCCCAGCCGCAGGTGCTTTATCTCCACAATCCATGTGACCGCCACGACACGCACGTCGCCACCGTATTGCGCTGCCTAGAGGCCATCCGCCAGCTCCCCAAGGACATGCGCCCCAAGAAAGTCTATGGCTGCGAGGTCTGGCGTAAGCTCGACTGGCTGCTCGCCCAGGACAAAGTCATGCTCGGTGTCGATAACCATCCCCATCTGCTGCGTCCGCTCCTCGGCGTCTTCGACAGCCAGATCGCTGGCGGAAAGCGCTACGACCTAGCGGAAGAAGGCCTGCGCCACGCCAATGCCACCTACTTCGACTCCCACACGACCGATAGCGCCACGCTGCTGAATTTCGCCATGGACATGACTCCACTCGTCGAGGACGACAGCCTCTGCGTGGTCGAATTCTCCACGAAATTCGTCCAGCGACTGGAGCAAGATGTGCGCGATCGGGTGAAGCGCTTCCTGTGA
- a CDS encoding sigma-54-dependent Fis family transcriptional regulator: MPPAILIIEDEYALAAALATVVRRQDAVAVVAASGQGGLDKLGEQSFALVLLDVGLPDMSGLRVLEKIQALKNPPPVMVITAHGTLDTALEARRLGAREYFLKPLNLADIQRVLREVLHAPKAAQKPGAASMIGSSEPMQRAFAEIARASGCELPVLLLGPPGSGKSLAASVIHRHSARAGEVLREFRADEWPAERAEAALNDALAQSDAGVLFLDEIGSWSKPLQGALMGRITAKNTAARLLAASSEDLAAKVAAGLFREDLFYALSVLRVTLPPLRERTGDLPALAATMAGNHAISAEALALLKVHTWPGNVRELQAALAHAVAVCGGATILPHHLPAAISGAVSTNHLEDSMRRSLAAWLDQRTTGEDDQMPSYDELLETVETAMLETLLRRFDEKPTRLAAALKMNRATLRRKLKE; encoded by the coding sequence ATGCCGCCTGCCATTCTCATCATCGAGGACGAATACGCTCTCGCCGCCGCTCTAGCGACGGTGGTGCGCCGTCAGGATGCGGTGGCGGTAGTGGCGGCCAGTGGCCAGGGCGGGCTGGATAAGCTGGGGGAGCAAAGCTTTGCGCTGGTGCTGCTGGATGTGGGGCTGCCGGATATGAGTGGGCTGCGTGTGCTGGAGAAGATCCAGGCGCTGAAGAATCCGCCGCCCGTGATGGTGATCACGGCGCATGGCACGCTGGACACGGCGCTGGAGGCACGGCGACTGGGGGCGCGTGAGTATTTCCTGAAGCCGCTGAATCTGGCCGATATCCAGCGTGTGCTGCGTGAGGTGCTGCATGCGCCAAAGGCTGCGCAGAAGCCTGGCGCGGCGAGTATGATCGGGAGTAGTGAGCCGATGCAGCGTGCCTTTGCCGAGATCGCCCGGGCGAGTGGCTGCGAGCTGCCGGTGCTGCTGCTGGGGCCGCCGGGGAGTGGAAAAAGCCTCGCGGCGAGTGTGATCCATCGTCACAGCGCCCGAGCGGGTGAGGTGCTGCGTGAATTCCGTGCGGATGAATGGCCCGCAGAGCGTGCAGAGGCGGCTCTGAATGATGCGCTGGCGCAGAGTGATGCTGGGGTGCTCTTTCTCGATGAGATCGGCTCCTGGTCCAAGCCGCTGCAAGGGGCGCTGATGGGCCGCATCACGGCAAAAAACACCGCCGCACGGCTTTTGGCAGCGAGTAGTGAGGATCTGGCCGCGAAGGTGGCTGCGGGGCTTTTCCGCGAGGATTTGTTTTATGCACTGTCGGTGCTGCGAGTGACGCTGCCGCCGCTGCGGGAGCGTACAGGCGATCTGCCGGCCCTGGCGGCGACGATGGCCGGAAATCACGCGATTTCGGCCGAGGCGCTAGCGCTGCTGAAAGTACACACTTGGCCTGGAAATGTGCGTGAGCTGCAAGCGGCCCTGGCGCATGCGGTGGCGGTGTGTGGCGGTGCTACGATATTGCCGCATCATTTGCCTGCGGCTATTTCTGGGGCTGTGAGCACGAATCACCTGGAGGACTCGATGCGCCGCAGTCTCGCAGCGTGGCTGGATCAGCGCACGACGGGTGAAGATGATCAAATGCCGTCCTATGACGAGCTGCTCGAAACAGTGGAGACCGCGATGCTGGAGACGCTTTTGCGGCGATTCGATGAAAAGCCGACGCGACTGGCTGCGGCGCTGAAAATGAACCGTGCGACGCTGCGGCGGAAGCTGAAGGAGTGA
- the proB gene encoding glutamate 5-kinase, whose amino-acid sequence MSRTAQRIVLKFGSGILTKVSTPEPDPVQLRKLVEAVALLKQAGHAVVIVTSGAVASGLKPLEFAQRPTDVTTLQALAAVGQTHLMHAYESLLRDHGLHVAQLLVTHEDFDTADRAPRVKAVLQRLLDFPQVVPVINENDSVAIEELRYGDNDKLSARIAQFWGATTLILLTSAPGLLRDMKKPEEGPIPLVEDIDAVLHHAEEEKSKLGTGGMISKLRAVQDAVNAGIDCIIASGRHAEQLPAIVKGEGICTRFPGKKLL is encoded by the coding sequence ATGTCCCGCACCGCCCAGCGTATCGTATTGAAGTTCGGATCAGGCATCTTGACGAAGGTCAGCACGCCTGAGCCAGACCCCGTACAGCTCCGCAAGCTCGTCGAAGCCGTCGCACTGCTCAAGCAGGCAGGTCACGCCGTCGTCATCGTCACCAGTGGCGCTGTAGCCTCCGGCCTGAAGCCCCTCGAATTCGCCCAGCGTCCCACCGATGTCACCACCCTCCAGGCACTCGCCGCCGTCGGCCAGACACACCTCATGCACGCCTACGAGAGCCTCCTGCGGGACCATGGCCTCCATGTCGCCCAGCTTTTAGTCACCCATGAGGACTTCGACACCGCAGACCGTGCTCCGCGTGTCAAAGCCGTGCTCCAGCGCCTCCTCGACTTCCCCCAAGTCGTCCCCGTCATCAATGAAAACGACAGCGTCGCCATCGAAGAGCTACGCTATGGCGACAATGACAAACTCTCCGCCCGCATCGCCCAGTTCTGGGGTGCCACCACCCTCATCCTCCTCACCAGCGCCCCCGGCCTCCTGCGTGACATGAAAAAGCCCGAGGAAGGCCCCATTCCCCTCGTCGAAGACATCGACGCCGTCCTCCACCACGCCGAAGAAGAAAAATCGAAGCTCGGCACCGGCGGCATGATCTCAAAACTCCGCGCCGTCCAAGACGCCGTCAACGCCGGCATTGACTGCATCATCGCCAGCGGCCGCCACGCCGAGCAGCTCCCCGCCATCGTCAAAGGCGAGGGCATCTGCACCCGCTTTCCTGGAAAGAAGTTGCTTTGA
- a CDS encoding AAA family ATPase encodes MITHLHIKNFKSLVDFDLPEEGHDLGKFVCLVGMNGSGKSTVLQALDFLAHLMEGDVSEWLERREWEMGDLASRISGMGLAVQRPSPLVPFALDVNLNGQRVCWEGLFDRRQKRCKVESVKLRGHVVMNHLQGRLEYEERGFHGPLTSEKTGTLNFEGSILSVHTKLPVPAVRDLRAFLLGLKSLELLSPSAMRRRSRRGEDIGHGGEQLSAFLDTLSAKSKASLLSDLRHFYPFLTRLDVSTVRGGWKKLGGWEQLGSTNFNISASHMNDGMLRVIAILAQAYSEHPVLLFDEIENGINPELVEKLVDFLVNLKNKQVIVTTHSPMILNYLEDKVAKESVYLLYRDKAGHTRSTRFFDIPEVGAKLEALGPGEVFADTNLTKLTQKLPKRRRDTTQRAA; translated from the coding sequence ATGATTACCCACCTTCACATAAAGAACTTCAAGTCCCTCGTGGACTTCGATTTGCCAGAGGAAGGTCACGATTTGGGGAAATTTGTCTGCTTAGTCGGCATGAACGGCTCCGGAAAAAGCACCGTGCTTCAGGCGCTGGATTTTTTGGCTCACTTGATGGAAGGAGATGTTAGTGAGTGGTTGGAAAGGCGGGAGTGGGAAATGGGGGACTTAGCGAGTCGAATTTCCGGAATGGGATTGGCTGTTCAGAGGCCATCACCGCTAGTTCCTTTTGCCTTAGACGTTAATCTTAATGGTCAAAGAGTATGTTGGGAGGGTTTATTCGACCGTCGGCAAAAGCGCTGCAAAGTAGAGAGCGTGAAGCTACGCGGTCATGTTGTAATGAATCACTTGCAGGGCAGGCTGGAGTATGAAGAGCGTGGTTTTCATGGGCCGCTCACGTCCGAGAAAACAGGTACCCTAAATTTCGAAGGCTCCATACTTTCTGTCCACACGAAGCTGCCTGTGCCTGCAGTTCGCGATCTGCGGGCTTTTTTGCTCGGCCTAAAGTCTCTTGAACTACTCAGTCCGTCTGCCATGCGACGTCGCTCTAGACGCGGAGAGGACATCGGACATGGCGGCGAGCAGCTTTCCGCCTTTTTAGATACTCTGTCAGCGAAATCCAAAGCATCCTTACTGAGCGATTTGAGACATTTTTATCCATTTTTGACACGGCTAGATGTTTCCACGGTTCGCGGTGGCTGGAAGAAGCTGGGAGGCTGGGAGCAACTGGGTTCCACGAACTTTAATATCTCCGCCAGCCACATGAATGACGGCATGCTCCGCGTGATCGCCATCTTAGCACAGGCTTATAGTGAGCATCCAGTACTGCTGTTTGATGAGATCGAAAACGGCATCAATCCAGAGCTGGTCGAAAAGCTGGTGGATTTCTTGGTGAACCTAAAAAACAAGCAGGTCATCGTCACCACGCACAGTCCGATGATTTTAAACTACCTAGAAGACAAAGTGGCAAAGGAGAGCGTGTACCTTCTATACCGCGATAAAGCGGGGCACACACGCTCCACACGGTTTTTCGACATCCCGGAGGTCGGGGCTAAATTGGAGGCACTCGGACCTGGAGAGGTCTTTGCGGACACGAATCTGACAAAACTCACGCAGAAGCTACCGAAACGCAGGCGGGACACCACCCAACGAGCCGCATGA
- the purU gene encoding formyltetrahydrofolate deformylase: protein MPETATLLIHCPDRPGLVHDVTGFISSHRGNIIDLQQHIDEDQNAFFMRLEWSLEHFALEKEEIEARLQPMARRHEMQLKLAFSSQRKRVALFVTKENHCLYDLLARYEAGELPVDIPCIISNHDTLRPAAERFGIPFHRFEITKDNKAQQEQAMIALLRSEKVDTVVLAKYMQIIGPAMIAEFPNRILNIHHSFLPAFIGAKPYHQAFERGVKIIGATSHYVTAELDQGPILHQDVMRVSHEDTVADLVRLGRDLEKNVLAKALWWHVRDQVLVFKNKTVVFD from the coding sequence ATGCCCGAAACCGCCACCCTCCTCATCCACTGCCCAGACCGGCCAGGGCTCGTACATGACGTCACAGGCTTCATTTCATCCCACCGTGGGAACATCATCGACCTCCAGCAGCACATTGATGAAGATCAGAACGCCTTCTTCATGCGCCTCGAGTGGAGCCTAGAGCACTTCGCCCTCGAAAAAGAAGAAATCGAAGCACGCCTCCAGCCCATGGCCCGCAGGCATGAAATGCAGCTCAAGCTCGCCTTTTCCAGCCAGCGCAAGCGTGTCGCCCTCTTTGTCACCAAAGAAAACCACTGCCTCTACGACCTCCTCGCACGCTACGAAGCCGGCGAGCTCCCCGTGGACATCCCCTGCATCATCTCCAATCACGACACCCTCCGCCCCGCAGCCGAGCGCTTTGGCATCCCATTCCATCGCTTTGAAATCACCAAGGACAACAAAGCGCAGCAAGAGCAGGCCATGATCGCCCTCCTCCGCTCCGAAAAAGTCGATACCGTCGTACTCGCCAAATACATGCAGATCATCGGCCCTGCCATGATCGCCGAGTTCCCCAACCGCATCCTCAACATCCACCACAGCTTCCTCCCCGCCTTCATCGGAGCAAAGCCCTACCATCAGGCCTTTGAGCGCGGCGTGAAAATCATCGGCGCCACCAGCCACTACGTCACCGCAGAGCTCGATCAGGGCCCCATCCTCCACCAGGATGTCATGCGCGTCAGTCACGAGGACACCGTCGCCGACCTCGTGCGACTCGGGCGTGATTTGGAGAAAAACGTCCTCGCCAAAGCCCTCTGGTGGCATGTCCGCGATCAGGTGCTCGTCTTCAAAAACAAGACCGTCGTGTTTGATTGA